TTCGTCGGTGTCGGCGTCGAGGTGGGCCGCGAGGGAGCGGCGGCAGTGCAGGCCGAAGGGCAGGCCGCGGTGCTCGGTGCGCACGGAGTGCCAGGGGCCGGCGGCGACGGCGACGAGGTAGGTGGAGATCGGCGGGGTCGGGGCGGCCCGCCAGCGGCCCTCGCCGAGGTGCTCGGTGATGCCGTTGGCGAGGACGGTCCAGCCCTCGGGCGCGGTGACGGTGAGTTCGAAGACGGCCTTCAGGTCGGGCTGGTCGAAGGCCGGGAAGACGCGCTGGACGTCGTCCAGGAACATCTGGGTGTAGACGTACGTCTCGCCGTCGGTGGGGTCGGTGAAGCGGTGCATGCCCTCACCGGTGTGGGAGTAGGGCATGGCGGTGTCGATGCGCAGTTCGTGTTCGCCGGCGGTGAGGCCGCGCAGGGGCAGCCGTTCCTCGTGCAGCGACTCGGGGTCCAGGGGCTGCCCGTCCAGCGTGACGCTGCGCAGCTCGGCCGGCTTCAGCTCGACGAACGTGTCCCCGGCGGTCCGCGCGGTGAACCTGATCACGGTGCGGGAGTCGAAGGTCTCGTCCCCGGTGGTCAGGTCGAGCTCGACCGTGTAGCGGTGGACGTCGAGGAACTGTGCTCGGAGCTGCGCTTCGTCGCGCGTGATGACGGACATGCAGCCATGCTGCCTGATGGAACTGACAGCGCACAGGGCTGGATCGGTACACGCCTTTTGTCCTGATCCCGCCCTGCCGGGTCAGCCGGTGGTGTCGGGCTGCCCGTTGGCGGTGTCCTCGGCGATGGACTCGTGGTGCCGGATCACCTCGGCGATGATGAAGTTGAGGAACTTCTCGGCGAACGCCGGATCGAGCTTGGCGCTCTCGGCGAGGCGGCGCAGCCGCTCGATCTGGCGCGACTCGCGGGCCGGGTCGGCGGGGGGCAGCTGGTGCACCGCCTTGAGCCGGCCGACCTGCTGGGTGCACTTGAAGCGCTCGGCGAGCATGTGGACGACGGCCGCGTCGATGTTGTCGATGCTGTCGCGCAGTCGTTCGAGTTCCAGGCGGACCGCGGGGTCGACGTCACCGGTTCCGGTGTTGCTGATGGTCATGGGCGCCCACCCTAAGGGGCCGGGCGGCTCACGATCACCGGCGGTCAGCATGCGGTCAGCGCGCGCTCGGCGGGCGCGTCGCGCCCCGGCGAGAACCCGCTGCCGCCCGCTTAGAGTGGAAGGGCATTCCGGGCGTCTTGGGGGTCGGACGTGGCGAACGGTGGACCGGTCGAGCACGGCTACCCGCACCTGGAGACGGTGCGGGCCGCCATCACCGCGTTGTACCGGCGGTTGTCGTACGACACCGTCCAGGCGTTCGCGGCCAGCGTGGCCCCCGCCGACGTGGCGTTCTGCGACACGGACGACCTGCATCTGGGGGCGCAGCGCGTGGCCCGCGAGATCGTCCGGCACTTCCGGCTGCCGGACGCCCGGCTGATCGTCGGATTCCGGGAGATGACCCACGCGGCCCATGTGGAACTGGCGGCGGGGCCCGAGTACTTCGTCGAGCTGAACGACCGCTTCCGCACCCACCGCAGGGACATCGGCGCGGCGCTGGCCCACGAGGTCACGCACGTCTATCTGCACCGCCTCGACCTCGCGTTCCCCACCACGGCGGAGAACGAGATCCTGACGGACACGGTGGCGACCTACCTGGGAGCGGGCTGGCTGCTGCTGGACGCGTACCGCGAGGACGGGGTGTCGTCCCAGAAGCTCGGTTACCTCACGCCGGAGGAGTTCGGCTACGTGCTGGCGAAGCGGTCCCTGTTCTTCGGCGAGGACCCGTCCGTGTGGTTCACCAGCGCGCAGGCCTACACGGCCTACGCCCGGGGTCTGGACCGGGCCCGGCAGGACGGACGGCAGCCGCCGCTGACCGCGGCCGGCTGGGCGGGCCGCCGGCGCTACGCCCACGACCGCCGCCATGTCTCCGGGGTGCCGCCGACGGCGCCCTACTCCTTCTCGCCCGACCCGGCCGGCCGGCTTCGCGTCTCCTTCCCCTGCCCGACCTGCCACCAGCGGATCAGGGTGCCGGTCCGGGGCCGGGTACGGGCGAGGTGCGCGCTGTGCCGGACGGTGCTGGAGTGCGACACCTAGTACCGCGCGCCGCGCGATCCCAATACCACGTGGACGGCCTGTCGATCAAGGTGAGACAGCGGTTCTTCAGCGTCGCATGCTGTGGTTCAGGTACGGAGAACACCGCAGTGCCCGAACCACAGCAATTGCACGACTAACTCTTAGGCTTCACCCAGCCGAGCGCAAAGAAGACAACCCCCGCTACGAAGGCCGCCGATCCGAAGATCTTCGCGTAATTCCCCGAAGAGTGAAGTTGAGCAAAGAATGAGATCAGAGCAAGGAGAACCAGGACCCCAACGGTCGTCGCGGCCACGGCCTGCTTTATTGCTGGACTCATTAGAGTGTCTCCATGTCAGCCAAACGGGTTACAAACGAACGTGCCAGGGCCGATCGTCCCGACCCAGTACAGAATTGTCCAACCGTCCTTGTGCTGACAGACCTGTATCGCCCCCGCCGCGATCCCCAGTGCCGCAGCCACGATACCGGCGGTGCGTCCCCCGCCGAGCAGGCTGGCAAGTGTCGCGGCACCGGAACCGGTCCAGGCACCACCTTCCACCTTGTTGGTCAGCCAGCTGTCTAGCCCCACCTCGATGCCGTACCAGTGAGTCTTGATGTACCCGTACTTGGGGTGAGCGGCGACCCCCGCGACTGACCCGGTGATGCCTACGGGCCCCTCACTGGGTGCAGTTGTCGCCACTCCCTCATCCGACATCACGAGCTTGCCACTCTTGATGTCATCGCTGACGGCGTCGATGTAGGCGTTGAGCTTGTCGAGGTCAGCCTGCGGCACATTGGCCAGCACCGAGGCGGGGGCGTCGATGCGGTACCCCTCCTGCGAGTATGTGACGTAGCCGTTTAGTACATGCAGCGGGCTGGAGGACGGTGCAGCCTCGGCCGAAGGAACCGGCGTGAGTGAAGTCTGCTGGTACTGGGCTGCAGCGGTGGCGAAGTGAGTGGCGTTCGTAGCCGCAGCTGCCGTGCCGGCCGACCCCCCGATAAGCGCGCCCGTCATCGTTATGGCCATTGCCAGAATGGCGGCGCGCGAAATCCTTATGTTCAAAACTTCCCCCATTTGTGCGCCAAAATCCAAGTACAGCGATTTCGACGACTCTCAATGACAGCCGGTCAAGCTCGTCATGCACCCGCCATGCAGAGGTGCGACGAGGATCTTGTCATGGCGTCAAATGTTCCGTCAAGCGTTCGATCCAGTAACCGGAAAGCCTGGCATTTTGATTGAGCGGTCAAGCAGAATACCTAATTCTTATATGCGGGACTGAGTAGCCGGGCCAGCCACTCAGTACTCTTCAACGGCGCCGACGAGGTCACGAGACACGCCGCTGCTGGTGGCCGCTGCGGTGTTCTACACCGGAAGCCAGCGCGGAGCCGATCAGGCCCCGCTACCCGGCGTGTGACGGTCAGTCCTCCTCATCGCCGGTGTCCCGGGCGGTGCCGTTCTGGCGGTCCCAGGCCCTGCCTGCCGCGACCATGGCGATGCCGGCCAGCGGGCCGACCTCGTGGGCCGGCAGTACACCGGAACCTCCGGAAAGATCGACAACTGCCAGATCGGGGTGTTCGCCGCCTATGCCACCAGCTCCGGCCGGGCTCTGGTGGACCGGGAGCTGTATCTGCCCAAAGCCTGGACGTCCGATCGTGACCGCTGCCGGGCGGCGAAGATCCCCGATGAACGCGGCTTCGCTACCAAGGGAGAGCTGGCCCGGGGCATCGTCCGCCGCTGCATGGCCGCTGGTCTGCCCGCCAAGTGGGTCACCGCGGATGAGGCCTATGGGCAGGACTGGCACTTTCGCCGCCTGCTCGAGCAGCTCGACATCGGCTATGTGGTGGCGGTGCCCAAGTCGCAGCAGATCAAGTCCCTGGCCGGCATCTGGCGCATCGACCAGCTCATCGACGAAGCACCCGGTGATGCCTGGCAGCGGCTGTCCTGCGGTGACGGGGCCAAGGGTCCACGGGTCTACGACTGGGCCGCAGCCAAGTTGCCTGCCAACCTGATCTTCGACCCCGATCCGCCGACCCATCACCGCTGGGTGATGGCCCGCCGCAGCCTGTCCGACCCTGGGCTGCAGAAACGGATCAGCCTCGGTCCCGCTCACCGTGGCAGAGATACGGCGGCTCCTGGATGCTCTCCTGCCCCACCCGCGAGCCGACCGCGATCCAGTCACCCACGCGCTGAAGTGGTCGGCCTGGAGAAGACGCCGCCGGGCCGTCGCCCGCCGCTGCCATTACCGAAAACGCAGCTCAGGACACGATCCGCTGCTGGAGTACTAGACCGTGTCCGCAAAGTCCCGCCGTCCGGATCGGGCCGTACTCCCTGCTCCCGGGCCACGGAGGATTCCGGGCCGCATCACGCCGCCGCCCGGGCCGTGCGCCTCGCGGGCCTCATTCCCTGGCGCCGTACACCGCTCCCGGCGGCTCGGCCCGCGCCACCAGCTTCAGCGCGGTGTCGCCCGCCTCGGCCGGGGTCCGGCGGGCGCCCGTGTCGGCCGAGGGGCCCGGGCGCCAGCCCTCCATGACGGTGATCCGGCCGCCCTCCGCCCCGAACACGCGGCCGGTCACGCCCGCGCTCCCGGCGGAGCCGAGCCAGACGACCAGCGGGGAGACGTTCTCGGGGGCCATGGCGTCGAAGCCCGTGTCCGGTGCGGCCATGGCCGCGGCGAAGACGCGTTCCGTCATGCGGGTGCGGGCGGCCGGGGCGACGGCGTTGACCTGGACGCCGTAGCGGGCGAGTTCGGCCGCCGCGACGAGGGTCAGGCCGACGATCCCGGCCTTGGCGGCGCTGTAGTTGCCCTGCCCGACCGAGCCCAGCAGGCCGGCTCCGCTGCTGGTGTTGACGATCCGGGCCACGGGTGGGCGGCCGGCCCCGGCCTCGGCCCGCCAGTGCGCGGCGGCGTGCCGGAGAGGCAGGAAGTGCCCCTTGAGGTGCACGCGGAGCACGGCGTCCCAGTCGTCCTCGTCGAGGTTGACGAGCATGCGGTCGCGCAGGAAGCCCGCGTTGTTGACGAGGGTGTCGAGCCGGCCGTACGTCTCGACGGCGGTCCTGATCAAGGAGGCGGCCCCCTCGGCCGTCGCCACGTCCCCGCCGTGCGCGACGGCCTCGCCGCCCGCCCGCCGGATCTCCGCGGCGACGGCCGCCGCCGGGCTGTCGGGGCCGGGGGTCCCGTCCGGCCCGACGCCGAGGTCGTTGACGACGACCCGGGCGCCCTCGGCGGCGAAGGCGAGGGCGTGCGCCCGGCCCAGCCCCCGTCCGGCGCCGGTGACGACGACGACGCGTCCCGCGCAGATTCCGGTCATCGGGTGTCTCCTTCGGTGGGGTGTCCGGTACCGGTGCCGGCCGCGTCCAGGAAGGCGGGCCGCTCGCCGCCCCCGTGCACCAGCAGGCTCGCCCCGCTGATGTAGGCGGCCTCGCCGGAGGCCAGGAAGACGGCGGCCCCGGCCACGTCGGCGGGGGTGGCGAGCCGGCCGAGCGGAACGGTCCGGGAGACGGCGGCGAGGCCGTCCGGGCCGCCGTAGTGCGGGGCGGACGCCTCGGTGCGGACCATCCCGACCACCAGCGTGTTGACCCGGACCTCGGGCGCCCACTCCACCGCCATGGAGGCGGCCAGGTTCTCCAGTCCCGCCTTGGCCGCGCCGTAGGCCGCCGAGCCGGGCGAGGGGCGGCCGCCGCTGACGCTGCCGACCATCACGACGCAGCCCCGGGTGCGCCGGAGCTGCCCGTGGGCGGCGAGGGAGGCGGTGAGCGGGGTGAGGAGGTTCAGCTCGATGACCCGGGCGTGCCGTTCGGCGTCGGCGTCCGTCAGCAGGCGGTACGGGGTGCCGCCCGCGTTGTTGACCAGCACGTCGAGCCGGGGCAGGGCGGCGAAGAACGCGCGCACGGCGGGCGGGTCGCGCAGGTCCAGGGGGGCGAACTCGACGCCCGGCAGGGCCCGTTCAGGTGGGCGCCGGGCGCAGGCCAGGACCCGGGCGCCGGCCGCGGCGAAGGCACGGGCGATGCCGGCGCCCACGCCCCGGGTACCGCCGGTGACGACGACGACGCGGCCGTCCCGCCGGTCGTCCACAGGCTCGGGCGGGGGGTGTCCGGAGTTTTCCACAGGCCCTCCCGCTCGTCTGCGGTGACTGCTAGCTTCGAAGCCGTCCCACCTAACAAATGTTTGGTGGAAAGGCGTTGAGTGCGAAGGTAGCTGATGCGTCCATGGGTGTCTCCCTGTCGG
Above is a genomic segment from Streptomyces collinus Tu 365 containing:
- a CDS encoding chorismate mutase yields the protein MTISNTGTGDVDPAVRLELERLRDSIDNIDAAVVHMLAERFKCTQQVGRLKAVHQLPPADPARESRQIERLRRLAESAKLDPAFAEKFLNFIIAEVIRHHESIAEDTANGQPDTTG
- a CDS encoding SDR family oxidoreductase, translated to MTGICAGRVVVVTGAGRGLGRAHALAFAAEGARVVVNDLGVGPDGTPGPDSPAAAVAAEIRRAGGEAVAHGGDVATAEGAASLIRTAVETYGRLDTLVNNAGFLRDRMLVNLDEDDWDAVLRVHLKGHFLPLRHAAAHWRAEAGAGRPPVARIVNTSSGAGLLGSVGQGNYSAAKAGIVGLTLVAAAELARYGVQVNAVAPAARTRMTERVFAAAMAAPDTGFDAMAPENVSPLVVWLGSAGSAGVTGRVFGAEGGRITVMEGWRPGPSADTGARRTPAEAGDTALKLVARAEPPGAVYGARE
- a CDS encoding SDR family oxidoreductase, whose translation is MENSGHPPPEPVDDRRDGRVVVVTGGTRGVGAGIARAFAAAGARVLACARRPPERALPGVEFAPLDLRDPPAVRAFFAALPRLDVLVNNAGGTPYRLLTDADAERHARVIELNLLTPLTASLAAHGQLRRTRGCVVMVGSVSGGRPSPGSAAYGAAKAGLENLAASMAVEWAPEVRVNTLVVGMVRTEASAPHYGGPDGLAAVSRTVPLGRLATPADVAGAAVFLASGEAAYISGASLLVHGGGERPAFLDAAGTGTGHPTEGDTR